The following are encoded in a window of Thiohalobacter sp. IOR34 genomic DNA:
- the rho gene encoding transcription termination factor Rho, whose translation MNLTELKKKSAAEIVELAQSMGIDNIARARKQDIIFAILKAHAKNGEDIYGDGVLEILQDGFGFLRSADSSYLAGPDDIYVSPSQIRRFNLRTGDTVSGKIRPPKEGERYFALLKVSEINFEKPENAKHKVLFENLTPLHPTERLQLELGNGSTEDITPRVIDLAAPIGKGQRGLIVSPPKAGKTMLLQNMAQSITANHPECYLIVLLIDERPEEVTEMARSVRGEVVSSTFDEPASRHVQVAEMVIEKAKRLVEHKRDVVILLDSITRLARAYNTVVPSSGKVLTGGVDANALHRPKRFFGAARNIEEGGSLTIIATALIETGSRMDDVIYEEFKGTGNMEIHLDRKIAEKRVYPAININRSGTRREELLTKPDELQKMWILRKLLHGMDELAAMEFLLDRLKATKTNAEFFDSMKR comes from the coding sequence CGGAAATCGTGGAACTAGCCCAGAGCATGGGCATCGACAACATCGCCCGCGCCCGCAAGCAGGACATCATCTTCGCCATCCTCAAGGCGCACGCCAAAAACGGCGAGGACATCTACGGCGACGGCGTGCTGGAGATCCTGCAGGACGGCTTCGGCTTCCTGCGCTCCGCCGACAGCTCCTACCTGGCCGGCCCGGACGACATCTACGTCTCCCCCAGCCAGATCCGCCGCTTCAACCTGCGCACCGGCGACACCGTATCCGGCAAGATCCGCCCCCCCAAGGAGGGCGAGCGCTACTTTGCCCTGCTCAAGGTCAGCGAGATCAACTTCGAGAAGCCGGAGAACGCCAAGCACAAGGTGCTGTTCGAGAATCTCACCCCGCTGCATCCCACCGAGCGCCTGCAGCTGGAGCTGGGCAACGGCAGCACCGAAGACATCACCCCGCGGGTGATCGACCTGGCGGCGCCGATCGGCAAGGGCCAGCGCGGCCTGATCGTCTCCCCGCCCAAGGCGGGCAAGACCATGCTGCTGCAGAACATGGCCCAGTCGATCACCGCCAACCACCCCGAGTGCTACCTGATCGTGCTGCTCATCGACGAGCGACCCGAGGAGGTCACGGAGATGGCCCGCTCGGTGCGCGGCGAGGTGGTCTCCTCGACCTTCGACGAGCCGGCCAGCCGCCATGTGCAGGTCGCCGAGATGGTCATCGAGAAGGCCAAGCGCCTGGTCGAGCACAAGCGCGACGTGGTCATCCTGCTCGACTCCATCACCCGACTGGCGCGTGCCTACAACACCGTGGTGCCCTCCTCCGGCAAGGTACTGACCGGCGGCGTGGACGCCAATGCCCTGCACCGCCCCAAGCGTTTCTTCGGGGCGGCGCGCAACATCGAGGAAGGCGGCTCGCTGACCATCATCGCCACCGCCCTGATCGAGACCGGCTCGCGCATGGACGACGTGATCTACGAGGAGTTCAAGGGCACCGGCAACATGGAGATCCACCTCGACCGCAAGATCGCCGAGAAGCGGGTCTACCCGGCGATCAACATCAACCGCTCCGGCACCCGCCGCGAAGAGCTGCTGACCAAGCCGGACGAGCTGCAGAAGATGTGGATCCTGCGCAAGCTGCTACATGGCATGGACGAACTGGCGGCCATGGAATTCCTGCTCGACCGCCTCAAGGCCACCAAGACCAACGCCGAGTTCTTCGACTCCATGAAGCGCTGA